In Lachnospiraceae bacterium, the DNA window CTGTATGTTAGGTGCAGAGGAATTTGGATTTGCAACGGCTCCTCTTGTAACCATGGGCTGCGTTATGATGCGTGTATGTAATCTGGATACATGCCCAATGGGTATTGCAACCCAGAATCCGGAGCTTCGCAAGCGTTTCAAGGGTAAACCGGAGTATGTTGTAAACTTTATGAAATTCATTGCAGAAGAACTCCGTGAATATATGGCAAAACTGGGTGTGCGTACAGTAGATGAACTGGTAGGCCGTACCGAACTGTTAAAGAGAAAAGATGATATCCCATACAGCCGTGCAAAAGAAGTGGATTTAAGCCGTATCCTGGATAACCCATATGAGGGCGTAAAGCTGGCTGGTTATAACGAAAAAGAGGTCTATGACTTTAAGTTAGATGAGACAGTAGACGAAAGCATTTTATTAAAGAAGTTAAAGAGCGCTTTAAATAATGGCCAGAAAAAGAGCATTCAGCTGGATGTAAGTAATGTAAACCGTACTTTAGGTACTATTTTCGGTTCTGAGATCACCAGAAAGTATCCGGATGGTCTGCCGGAAGACACCTTTACCATTAGCTGCAACGGCAGCGGCGGCCAGAGCTTCGGTGCGTTTATCCCTAAGGGCCTGACTCTGGAGCTGACCGGTGATTCCAATGACTATTTCGGAAAAGGCTTATCCGGCGGCAAACTGATCGTATATCCACCCCAGGGTGTGCAGTTTAAGGCAGAGGATAACATTATAATAGGAAACGTTGCACTTTACGGTGCTACCAGCGGCAAAGCATTTATCAACGGAATTGCCGGTGAACGTTTCTGTGTCCGCAATTCCGGAGCTACTGCAGTAGTAGAAGGAACAGGTGATCATGGCTGTGAATATATGACCGGCGGCTGCGTAGTAGTCCTTGGACCTACAGGAAAGAATTTTGCAGCTGGTATGAGCGGCGGTATTGCCTATGTATTAGATGAAGATAGAAGCTTTTACAAGCGTTTGAACAAGGAACTGGTTTCCTTTGAAGATGTTTCCAATAAATATGATGTATTAGAGCTGAAAGGCCTGATCCAGGAGCATGTGGCATACACCAACTCCGAAAAAGGAAAGCGTATCTTAGACCATTTCAGCGAGTATCTGCCTAAGTTTAAGAAGATCGTACCTCACGACTACCGCCGCATGATGAATGCCATTGTGCAGATGGAAGAAAAGGGCTTAAACAGTGAGCAGGCACAGATTGAAGCATTTTATGTAAACATCAGAGGTTAAGGAGGCGTCAAAAATGGGAAAGATTACAGGATTCTTAGATTATGAACGCAAAACTGGAAAGGCGCTTCCACCAAAGGAGCGCATTAAAAACTGGAATGAATTCCACATTCCATTAAGTGAAGAGGAACAGAAATTACAGGGCGCACGCTGCATGGATTGCGGAGTTCCCTTCTGCCAGTCCGGCGTGATGATGTGCGGCATGGTCAGTGGCTGTCCTTTAAATAACCTGATCCCGGAGTGGAATGATCTTGTATATACAGGAAACTGGCAGCAGGCATTTAACCGTTTAAAAAAGACCAACTGTTTTCCGGAATTTACCTCCAGAGTATGCCCGGCACCATGTGAAGCTGCATGTACCTGCGGTTTAAATGGTGATCCGGTATCTATTAAGGAAAATGAGCACGCTATTATTGAAAAAGCATATGAAGAAGGCTATGCAAAGGTAAAACCACCTACAGTGCGTACTGGCAAGAAAGTGGCAGTGATCGGTTCAGGACCTTCAGGACTGGCAGCAGCAGACCAGTTAAATAAAAGGGGACACAGCGTAACTGTATTTGAGCGCAGTGACCGTATAGGCGGCCTGTTAATGTATGGTATTCCAAATATGAAACTGGAAAAATGGGTCATTGACCGAAAAGTAAATGTAATGAAGGAAGAGGGAATAACCTTTATTACTAATGCAGATGTAGGCAGAAACTACAAAGCAGCTAAGATTCTCCGGGATTTTGACAGCATCATCCTTGCATGCGGCGCCTCTAACCCGAGAAATATTGATGTTCCTGGAAGAGATGCAGCTGGGATCTATTTTGCAGTAGACTTTTTAAAGGCAAATACAAAGAGCCTTCTGGATTCTGGTTTAGAGGACGGAAACTATATTTCTGCCAAAGACAAACATGTGATCGTTATTGGTGGCGGCGATACAGGAAATGACTGTGTGGGAACATCTATCCGTCAAGGCTGTGCTTCTGTGACCCAGTTAGAGATGATGCCAAAGCCTCCTGTAAAGAGAGCAGAGAACAATACATGGCCGGAGTGGCCGCGTATTTTAAAGACTGACTACGGCCAGGAAGAAGCCATCAGCGTATTTGGTTCTGATCCCCGTGTTTACCAGACGACTGTAAAAGAGTTTGTAAAGGATGGGGAAGGAAAGCTGTGCAAGGTGATCTTAGTAAGCCTTACATCACAGAAGAATCCGGAAACAGGCCGTACCATGATGGTGCCGATAGAAGGCAGTGAAAAAGAGGTGCCTGCAGATCTGGTACTGATCGCAGCCGGTTTCTTAGGCTGTCAGGATTATGTGGCTGATGCATTTGGGGTAGAACGCAATGCACGTACCAACGTAGCTACAGAGGCAGGAAGCTATAAGACCAATGTGGACAAAGTCTTTGTAGCCGGAGATATGCACAGAGGCCAGTCGCTGGTTGTCTGGGCTATCAGGGAAGGAAGAGAAGTAGCCAGCCAGGTGGACCGTGACCTTATGGGGTATACAAATCTGCACTAAGGAAAATCTGGCAGAAAATACATGCCTCGTCCGGCAATCGTACGGGGCATTTTTATAAGCAGTTGACAAAAATCCAGAATCTGTCTATTGCTATATCAGCTGTGCTAACGTATAATAAAACTCTGGTATATCAGGATTACACTTTGATGTACTCTCGGAGTCTTTCATGCACTTGCCTTTGCGGTCGATTTTCCGCCAGTCGCACCCGAATTTTATCACCGTACGCACCGCGTACGCCTCAAAAATTTGGGCACAACTGACAAAAAATCTTCTCGCAAAATCAAGTACAAAAAGATTCCGAGAGTACACTTTGGGCACAGAAGGAGCGGCGTGAAATGGCGGTATTTACGAAAATCGTGATCATGAGGGTATTTGAAGAATTGCTGGCTTTTAAGCAATTAGATAAGATAACGGTAAAAGATATTACAGACAAATGTGGTATCTCCCGCAATACTTTCTACTATCATTATCAGGATATTTACCAGGTTTTTCAGGCATATATAGATTATTCCCTTAATGAGATATTCAAATTTCTGCAGCAGGAAAAAGAAAAAGACCAGGATTATATCTGCGAAAAGGCAGTAGAATATCTGGAGAATCACAGAACAATTTTTGAAAATCTTCTGCGTTCTGTAAAAAGTGAAGAGGTGAGGAAAATATTAGATGACGGTTCCAGCCGTTTTTTCCGTTATGTGGTTGACAGCGTGGGAGAAGGTATTAATTCAGAGCCGGAAGACAGAGAGATGATCTGTGCTATGTGCCAGCATGCAGTCCAGGGGATCATGTATGAGTGGTTAAGCAGAGAAAAGACAGACAAAAAGTCATTGTCAGATATTTTGATGCGTGCCAATTATCTTTTTGGCGGCGGATTAGAACGGGCTTTAGAGAGAAGTGCGAATCGCTCCCGGAATTGATAAAAATGATAAAAAAATAACAATTTAGTACATTTGATGACCGGATGCACAAAAACTGTGCATTCGGTTTTGTTTTGTCTATTGCTCTTTAAACAAAAATCAATATAATGATTAATTGTGACTGAGAGAAGGCAAAATTTCCCCTGTCCCATTTTACGTATGAAAAATACGTGTGTGGAGCAGCAGCCTGGGAAAGAACAGGAGATGAAGAAGGATGCCAACACAAAAGTTCATAAATCTTACAGACAGTAAGAAAAAGACGATCCTCACAGCTATGTGCAGGGAATTTATGAATATCCCTTATTCCGAGATCCGTATCAGCAGTCTGATCCAAAAAGCGGGAATATCAAGAGCCAGCTTTTATCTGTATTTTGATGATAAAGAAGATCTGCTAAACTGTATTGCAGAGTCCTGGGTGGAAGCGATATTACAGAAACTGGCAGATGCGTTTAAGCAGTCAGATGGAAGTTATTATGAAAGTATGAAGTTCTGGATGAGCCAGGCCCTGGAAAATGATATTTCCAGAGAGGTATGGAAAGTTTATAAACGGGTCATGGAAGAAGAGGATTTCACAAAGAAAAGCAAATTGGGAGCTCTTCAGTTTAAAGAAAGCCCCAGATGGCGTCAGACCATAGAAGATTGTTTTGGCTATATGGATCAAAGTAAATATCCGGGACTGACACCGGAAAAACTGGCATATGCTGTTGATATGGGACTGCTGGCAATGATCCAGCTTTCCATGCGCTATGTAGAGCAGTACGCTCCTTTGACGGAGCTAAAGGAGGCAGCATGGCATCAGCTGATTATATTAGATAAAGGAATCAGAGGGTGATCCGAAGGCTTGAG includes these proteins:
- a CDS encoding glutamate synthase subunit beta; amino-acid sequence: MGKITGFLDYERKTGKALPPKERIKNWNEFHIPLSEEEQKLQGARCMDCGVPFCQSGVMMCGMVSGCPLNNLIPEWNDLVYTGNWQQAFNRLKKTNCFPEFTSRVCPAPCEAACTCGLNGDPVSIKENEHAIIEKAYEEGYAKVKPPTVRTGKKVAVIGSGPSGLAAADQLNKRGHSVTVFERSDRIGGLLMYGIPNMKLEKWVIDRKVNVMKEEGITFITNADVGRNYKAAKILRDFDSIILACGASNPRNIDVPGRDAAGIYFAVDFLKANTKSLLDSGLEDGNYISAKDKHVIVIGGGDTGNDCVGTSIRQGCASVTQLEMMPKPPVKRAENNTWPEWPRILKTDYGQEEAISVFGSDPRVYQTTVKEFVKDGEGKLCKVILVSLTSQKNPETGRTMMVPIEGSEKEVPADLVLIAAGFLGCQDYVADAFGVERNARTNVATEAGSYKTNVDKVFVAGDMHRGQSLVVWAIREGREVASQVDRDLMGYTNLH
- a CDS encoding TetR/AcrR family transcriptional regulator, with the protein product MPTQKFINLTDSKKKTILTAMCREFMNIPYSEIRISSLIQKAGISRASFYLYFDDKEDLLNCIAESWVEAILQKLADAFKQSDGSYYESMKFWMSQALENDISREVWKVYKRVMEEEDFTKKSKLGALQFKESPRWRQTIEDCFGYMDQSKYPGLTPEKLAYAVDMGLLAMIQLSMRYVEQYAPLTELKEAAWHQLIILDKGIRG
- a CDS encoding TetR/AcrR family transcriptional regulator, coding for MAVFTKIVIMRVFEELLAFKQLDKITVKDITDKCGISRNTFYYHYQDIYQVFQAYIDYSLNEIFKFLQQEKEKDQDYICEKAVEYLENHRTIFENLLRSVKSEEVRKILDDGSSRFFRYVVDSVGEGINSEPEDREMICAMCQHAVQGIMYEWLSREKTDKKSLSDILMRANYLFGGGLERALERSANRSRN